The Phragmites australis chromosome 15, lpPhrAust1.1, whole genome shotgun sequence genome window below encodes:
- the LOC133893662 gene encoding uncharacterized protein At5g39865-like: MEDDCGVAAGSGGGGSFAKKPFQFARSLTYHHHQGHRPSAAKWRRHHQVAYEPRARPQAVVLYTTSLRGVRRTFADCSAVRAILRGFRVAVDERDVSMDAAFRRELQDLLAARGRAFTLPLLLIGGRLVGGADEVRHLHETGQLRRLLEGAAGQDPAFVCDACGGVRFVPCLSCGGSRKLFLEEEDRVVRCGDCNENGLVRCAKCCS, from the coding sequence ATGGAGGACGACTGCGGCGTGGCGgctggcagtggcggcggcgggagcttCGCTAAGAAGCCGTTCCAGTTCGCGCGGTCGCTGACATATCACCACCACCAGGGCCACCGGCCGTCGGCGGCCAAGTGGCGGCGGCACCACCAGGTCGCGTACGAGCCCCGCGCGCGGCCGCAGGCGGTGGTGCTCTACACGACGTCGCTGCGCGGGGTGCGGCGCACGTTTGCGGACTGCTCCGCGGTGCGCGCCATCCTGCGCGGGTTCCGCGTGGCCGTGGACGAGCGGGACGTGTCCATGGACGCCGCGTTCCGGCGGGAACTCCAGGACCTTCTCGCCGCGCGCGGCCGCGCCTTCACGCTCCCGTTGCTGCTCATCGGCGGGCGCCTCGTCGGCGGCGCGGACGAGGTACGGCACCTGCACGAGACCGGGCAGCTCCGGCGGCTCCTTGAGGGCGCCGCCGGCCAGGACCCTGCCTTCGTCTGCGATGCCTGCGGCGGCGTCCGGTTCGTCCCCTGCCTCTCTTGCGGCGGCAGCCGCAAGTTGTTCCTCGAGGAGGAAGATCGCGTTGTACGCTGCGGTGACTGCAACGAGAACGGATTGGTACGCTGCGCTAAATGCTGTTCTTGA